The Providencia rettgeri genome includes a window with the following:
- the ansA_2 gene encoding L-asparaginase 1 has product MQKKSIYVVYTGGTIGMRHSPQGYVPVSGHLQTQLAQMPEFHRPEMPEFTIR; this is encoded by the coding sequence ATGCAGAAGAAATCAATTTATGTAGTCTACACTGGCGGAACAATTGGCATGCGCCATTCACCACAGGGATATGTTCCTGTTTCGGGTCATTTGCAAACTCAGTTAGCTCAAATGCCCGAGTTTCACCGCCCTGAAATGCCTGAGTTTACTATCCGTTAG
- the sppA_2 gene encoding Protease 4 yields the protein MYVDLQGVIVDQVSAPDPFGRMSRELLGTSNSRMQENSLFDIVDTIRTAANDDRITGMVLRLDDLVGADQPSLAYIGKAINEFKSSGKQVYAIGSSYSQSQYYLASYADDIYLTPQGAVGVYGFATNGLYYKSLLEKLKVSSHIFRVGTYKSAVEPLMRDEMSPEARLANKQWLDALWNNYLADIAKNRNTTSTQIFPGADTILEQLRSVKGDSAQYALKQKLVDKLYTNEQVEDLLSKHFGWNKEDKQFNNISIYDYSAKITDTNANQSGNIAVIVVQGAIMDGPQTAGIAGGDTIAAQIRDARLDDNIKAIVLRVNSPGGSVSASDLIRSELASAHAAGKPVVVSMGGMAASGGYWVSTPADYIIASPNTLTGSIGIFGVINTFEKSLDSIGVYTDGVSTSPLADISLTKGISPQFADMMQITIENGYETFIGLVAKARHKTPAEIDKIAQGRVWIGQDALKNGLVDQLGDFDNAIDKAAELAKLTDVKLDWMKPEMTFMDQLLLELTTNVQAAMPDVLQVFLPPAVATDIRQQAQFFLKMNDPQNRYAFCLNCAEIN from the coding sequence TTGTATGTTGATTTGCAGGGCGTTATCGTAGACCAAGTTTCTGCTCCAGACCCATTTGGTCGTATGAGCCGTGAACTACTTGGTACTTCTAATAGCCGCATGCAAGAAAATTCATTATTCGACATCGTTGATACTATTCGTACCGCCGCAAATGATGACCGTATTACAGGAATGGTATTACGCCTAGATGATTTAGTTGGCGCCGACCAACCCTCTCTGGCTTATATCGGTAAAGCAATCAATGAATTTAAAAGTTCAGGGAAACAGGTTTACGCCATCGGTAGCAGTTATAGCCAATCACAATACTATCTCGCCAGTTACGCTGATGATATCTACCTCACACCACAAGGTGCTGTTGGGGTATATGGTTTCGCAACTAATGGCCTTTATTACAAGTCACTGTTAGAAAAACTTAAAGTCAGTAGCCATATTTTCCGTGTTGGTACCTATAAATCAGCAGTTGAGCCATTAATGCGTGATGAAATGTCCCCTGAAGCACGTTTGGCCAATAAACAATGGTTGGATGCCCTGTGGAACAATTACCTCGCAGATATCGCCAAAAACCGCAATACAACTAGCACGCAAATTTTCCCTGGGGCTGATACTATTTTAGAACAATTACGTTCTGTCAAAGGCGATAGCGCACAATATGCTTTAAAACAAAAATTGGTTGATAAACTTTATACAAACGAACAAGTTGAAGATTTACTCAGTAAACACTTTGGCTGGAATAAAGAAGATAAGCAATTCAATAATATTAGTATCTATGATTACTCCGCTAAAATAACAGATACCAATGCGAATCAAAGTGGCAATATCGCCGTGATTGTTGTTCAAGGTGCTATAATGGATGGCCCGCAAACGGCTGGGATTGCAGGAGGCGATACTATCGCAGCACAAATTCGAGATGCTCGCCTTGATGATAATATTAAAGCAATTGTGTTGCGCGTTAATAGCCCAGGTGGAAGTGTAAGCGCTTCTGATTTGATCCGCAGTGAGCTGGCTTCGGCCCATGCTGCCGGTAAACCCGTGGTGGTTTCTATGGGGGGAATGGCAGCATCTGGCGGATATTGGGTATCGACTCCAGCTGACTATATTATTGCTAGCCCAAACACGCTGACTGGTTCAATTGGCATATTTGGCGTGATCAATACCTTTGAAAAATCTTTAGATTCTATTGGGGTGTATACTGATGGAGTATCAACATCACCATTAGCCGATATTTCTCTGACTAAAGGGATTAGCCCACAATTTGCTGACATGATGCAAATTACGATTGAAAATGGTTATGAGACATTTATTGGCTTAGTCGCGAAAGCTCGCCATAAAACACCTGCAGAGATAGATAAAATCGCTCAGGGCCGTGTGTGGATCGGGCAAGACGCGCTTAAAAATGGCCTTGTAGACCAACTAGGTGATTTTGATAATGCGATAGATAAAGCCGCAGAACTCGCTAAACTCACTGATGTTAAGCTAGATTGGATGAAGCCTGAGATGACTTTCATGGATCAATTGTTGCTTGAATTAACCACTAACGTTCAAGCCGCGATGCCAGATGTACTACAGGTGTTTTTGCCCCCAGCAGTCGCAACGGATATCCGCCAGCAAGCTCAGTTTTTCTTAAAAATGAATGACCCTCAAAACCGCTACGCATTTTGCTTAAATTGCGCGGAAATTAACTGA
- the sppA_3 gene encoding Protease 4, producing MRQLWDIIATIFRISWRALNFIREFVFNAIFLVLFFVVIGSIALYQTETQPEKKLFWCFVC from the coding sequence ATGCGTCAACTTTGGGACATCATCGCTACCATCTTTAGAATTAGCTGGCGAGCACTAAACTTTATTAGGGAATTCGTTTTTAACGCCATTTTCTTAGTGTTATTCTTTGTCGTTATTGGGTCAATTGCCCTTTACCAAACAGAGACTCAACCCGAAAAAAAATTATTTTGGTGCTTTGTATGTTGA